The uncultured Desulfobulbus sp. genome window below encodes:
- a CDS encoding FtsQ-type POTRA domain-containing protein, translated as MQRPQAVLAGVQRSWRWKQILSNLLVSTVLVLITIFVAWMGMKWLLGSNVFRLSDIRILGENKVSERQILDLAGLQQGGNLMEFDAGAAKKRIAMLPWIEAVEIHTRWPSTVEIEVKEFEPFALVNVEEGRGRHLYYMSRTGIMFAEADRGEALDYPVITGVQSGRDVRADRFVQGSQAMLAQQLLKIVARGSTILPIQAISEVHLDEQRGIILYLVDHPFPVYFGTDRLYRKYNRLVRVLDQLYVKKLVDAVKEIRMDYIDDKVLVTGAQIDG; from the coding sequence ATGCAACGACCGCAGGCGGTCCTGGCTGGTGTTCAGCGCAGTTGGCGCTGGAAACAGATATTGAGCAACCTCCTGGTCAGCACTGTGCTTGTGCTGATCACCATTTTTGTAGCGTGGATGGGAATGAAATGGTTGCTTGGCTCCAATGTTTTTCGTCTTTCTGATATTCGTATTCTCGGTGAAAACAAGGTCAGTGAACGACAGATTCTTGACCTGGCCGGGCTCCAGCAGGGGGGCAACCTCATGGAGTTTGATGCAGGAGCCGCCAAAAAGCGGATTGCCATGCTGCCGTGGATTGAAGCTGTTGAAATTCATACTCGCTGGCCTTCAACCGTTGAGATTGAGGTGAAAGAGTTTGAGCCTTTTGCCTTGGTTAATGTGGAAGAGGGCAGGGGGCGGCATCTGTATTACATGAGTCGTACTGGGATAATGTTTGCAGAGGCTGACCGAGGAGAGGCTCTGGATTATCCGGTGATTACCGGGGTGCAATCCGGCAGAGATGTTCGGGCTGATCGATTTGTTCAGGGCTCCCAGGCGATGCTTGCCCAACAACTTTTAAAAATTGTGGCCAGAGGCAGTACTATTTTGCCGATCCAGGCCATCTCTGAGGTACACCTCGATGAACAGAGGGGAATTATTCTCTATCTCGTTGATCATCCCTTTCCAGTGTACTTTGGAACGGATCGGCTCTACAGGAAATATAATCGGCTGGTGCGGGTGCTTGATCAGCTGTACGTGAAGAAGTTGGTTGATGCAGTTAAAGAAATTCGAATGGATTACATAGATGATAAAGTCTTGGTTACCGGAGCCCAAATTGACGGATGA
- the mraY gene encoding phospho-N-acetylmuramoyl-pentapeptide-transferase: MFYLFLYPFHTELGWLNVFRYITFRSIGCAVTAFLLVVLLGPYFIAWLQKKHFGQVIRDDGPESHFSKKGVPTMGGLLILGAMTGASLLWTDLTSGLVWLLIAISLFFGFIGSMDDIKKIRKGNSRGLTAREKLILQVFGALVVGVFLVLAPGYDGVLSLPFFKSFHPDLGWLYVPFAVVVIVGASNAVNLTDGLDGLAAGPIVITASTYLIFSYVAGNAVVASYLQIPFVPGAGEVTIYCASIVGACLGFLWFNCYPAEIFMGDVGSLSLGGTLGVISVITKQEFLLVIVGGIFVMEALSVILQVGYFKMTGGKRIFLMAPFHHHFEKKGWLEPKVVVRFWIISIILGLIALATLKLR, encoded by the coding sequence ATGTTTTATCTTTTTCTCTATCCTTTTCATACTGAGCTGGGTTGGCTCAATGTTTTCCGTTACATCACCTTTCGTTCGATCGGCTGTGCGGTCACCGCCTTTTTACTCGTGGTGCTCTTAGGACCCTATTTTATCGCCTGGCTCCAGAAAAAGCATTTTGGCCAGGTGATCCGTGACGATGGCCCAGAATCCCACTTTTCCAAAAAAGGCGTGCCCACCATGGGGGGACTGCTCATCCTCGGGGCAATGACCGGAGCATCGCTCCTCTGGACAGATCTCACCAGCGGCCTGGTCTGGCTTTTGATCGCGATCAGTCTCTTTTTTGGCTTCATTGGTTCCATGGATGATATCAAAAAGATCCGCAAGGGCAATTCCCGAGGGCTGACAGCACGTGAAAAACTGATTTTGCAGGTTTTCGGTGCCCTGGTCGTGGGGGTTTTTCTGGTTCTGGCGCCCGGCTATGACGGTGTGCTCAGTCTGCCCTTTTTTAAATCGTTCCATCCGGATCTGGGCTGGCTTTATGTTCCCTTTGCGGTGGTGGTCATTGTCGGAGCTTCCAATGCGGTGAACCTGACTGATGGCCTGGATGGGCTGGCCGCAGGCCCCATTGTTATCACGGCCTCAACCTATCTCATTTTTTCGTATGTGGCGGGTAATGCCGTGGTGGCCAGTTACCTGCAGATTCCCTTTGTTCCAGGGGCTGGTGAGGTCACCATTTACTGTGCATCCATTGTCGGGGCCTGCCTGGGCTTTCTCTGGTTCAACTGCTACCCCGCAGAGATCTTCATGGGCGATGTGGGCTCCCTTTCTCTAGGGGGGACCCTGGGGGTGATTTCAGTTATCACCAAGCAGGAATTTTTGCTCGTTATTGTCGGCGGAATATTTGTGATGGAAGCCCTCTCGGTTATTTTGCAGGTGGGGTATTTCAAGATGACCGGCGGCAAACGAATTTTTCTTATGGCGCCCTTTCATCACCATTTTGAAAAAAAAGGCTGGCTTGAACCCAAGGTTGTGGTCCGTTTCTGGATCATCTCCATCATCCTTGGTCTGATTGCCCTGGCAACCCTGAAACTGCGATGA
- the murG gene encoding undecaprenyldiphospho-muramoylpentapeptide beta-N-acetylglucosaminyltransferase, whose protein sequence is MRLIVAGGGTGGHLFPGIAVATAMRKRVPGTQVRFIGTSRLLDQQTLSGLGFELAALECGGVKGLGLTTRLRNLLQLPRAVLTARGMLRSFRPDLVFGVGGYVTGPVLLAARSLGIPIAIHEQNSVPGMANRLAGYLADRVFISLPCEPEFAPYKTLQTGNPVRDAILTAAQQEHHCTSVPTVLVLGGSQGAHRVNMLMLEAMEILVGQQQKLNIIHQSGQADVLAVREGYARIGLQAEVSAFILDMAQVYGRADLAVSRAGATTLAELAVMGVPALLIPFPYAADDHQTKNGRYYENGRGCKVLPEGELSGEILARTISQYLQNMEELHNMSANMKTMAMPGATNRIVDECLRLAARNHH, encoded by the coding sequence ATGCGCTTAATTGTTGCCGGTGGGGGGACTGGTGGCCATCTTTTTCCAGGTATTGCCGTGGCGACGGCCATGCGAAAGCGTGTTCCCGGGACCCAGGTGCGTTTCATCGGAACCTCCCGACTGCTTGATCAGCAAACGCTCTCCGGTCTTGGCTTTGAACTGGCTGCGCTTGAATGTGGCGGTGTCAAAGGGCTCGGCCTGACGACCAGACTGCGCAACCTGTTGCAACTGCCTCGGGCTGTCTTGACTGCACGGGGCATGCTGCGATCTTTTCGCCCTGATTTGGTTTTCGGTGTGGGGGGCTATGTCACCGGTCCTGTTTTATTGGCTGCGCGTAGTTTGGGGATTCCCATCGCCATCCACGAGCAAAATTCTGTCCCGGGAATGGCCAATCGTCTGGCCGGGTATCTGGCGGATCGGGTTTTTATATCACTTCCCTGTGAGCCTGAGTTCGCACCCTACAAAACGCTCCAGACCGGCAATCCGGTGCGCGATGCCATTCTGACCGCTGCTCAGCAGGAGCACCATTGCACCTCGGTCCCGACTGTGCTTGTCCTTGGCGGGAGCCAGGGGGCTCACCGGGTAAATATGCTCATGCTTGAAGCCATGGAAATCCTGGTTGGGCAGCAGCAAAAGCTTAACATCATCCATCAGAGTGGCCAGGCAGATGTGCTGGCGGTGCGGGAAGGTTACGCACGCATAGGGCTTCAGGCGGAGGTCTCCGCCTTTATACTTGATATGGCTCAGGTCTATGGCCGGGCTGATCTGGCGGTCTCCCGAGCCGGAGCGACGACCCTGGCTGAGCTTGCTGTGATGGGGGTACCGGCGCTGCTAATTCCTTTTCCCTATGCAGCAGATGACCATCAGACAAAAAATGGCCGCTATTATGAAAATGGTCGTGGTTGCAAGGTACTGCCCGAGGGGGAACTCAGTGGGGAAATTCTTGCCCGGACCATCAGCCAATACTTGCAGAACATGGAAGAGTTACATAATATGTCGGCCAACATGAAGACCATGGCGATGCCGGGGGCTACAAACCGGATCGTGGATGAGTGCTTGCGGCTTGCTGCCCGCAACCATCATTGA
- the murD gene encoding UDP-N-acetylmuramoyl-L-alanine--D-glutamate ligase, whose product MMMQLSSQTTAVIIGLGTAGMATLRDLLRQGVRVKVSDQRPLEALDGPTLAFLHENQVELETGGHTFSFIEGADLVVPGPGVPLELPVLEAAREQNIPLSGELALAAGRFPVPVIAVTGSNGKTTVTSLIGALLQASGKHPFVGGNIGTPLLDFFENPDRYDCVVLELSSFQLDLAGMFRPNIGLLLNITPDHIDRHGSLAAYAGAKQKLFAHQVAGDLAVLGGDDSAVLATSVALGVPALSFGHGEHCAARIEAGKIVVVATFGEVESVEYPLGQTKLASSVNQLNAAAAVLAATLAGCDQAGIARGLAEFQPPPHRMAEVATVDGVRFINDSKATNIGALEAALGGCEEPVVLIAGGRDKKSDFTLLRDVVGRRVKNLILLGEAAELLEAALGDVTTTRVVASMEEAVAEAFNAASPGDLVLLAPGCASFDMFSGYAQRGEVFVRAVEALKAGKNQL is encoded by the coding sequence ATGATGATGCAACTCAGCTCTCAAACAACCGCCGTCATTATTGGCCTGGGAACGGCAGGCATGGCAACCCTGCGCGACCTCTTGCGGCAGGGCGTGCGGGTGAAGGTTTCTGATCAACGCCCCCTTGAGGCCCTTGATGGGCCAACGCTTGCCTTTTTGCACGAGAACCAGGTGGAGCTGGAGACCGGTGGGCATACGTTCTCCTTTATCGAAGGGGCTGATCTGGTGGTCCCTGGCCCTGGTGTTCCCCTGGAACTGCCGGTGCTTGAAGCTGCCCGAGAGCAAAACATTCCGCTCTCTGGAGAGTTGGCCCTGGCTGCCGGTCGTTTTCCGGTGCCGGTGATTGCGGTAACGGGATCAAATGGGAAGACCACTGTCACCAGTTTGATCGGGGCGCTGTTGCAGGCCTCGGGGAAGCATCCCTTTGTTGGCGGTAATATCGGCACGCCTTTGCTCGATTTTTTTGAAAATCCAGATCGCTACGATTGTGTAGTCCTGGAACTCTCCAGCTTTCAGCTTGATCTGGCGGGGATGTTTCGACCCAATATAGGGCTGCTTTTAAATATCACACCAGATCACATTGATCGCCACGGCTCCCTTGCCGCGTATGCGGGGGCTAAACAGAAATTGTTTGCCCATCAGGTGGCCGGTGATCTGGCGGTGCTGGGGGGGGATGATTCTGCTGTTTTGGCCACTTCTGTTGCTCTCGGTGTACCGGCCTTGAGCTTTGGACATGGCGAACACTGTGCGGCGCGCATAGAAGCGGGCAAAATTGTCGTCGTCGCGACCTTTGGTGAAGTTGAATCTGTTGAGTATCCCCTGGGGCAGACCAAACTTGCCTCCTCGGTCAATCAGCTGAATGCCGCAGCAGCTGTACTCGCCGCCACCTTGGCTGGTTGTGATCAGGCGGGTATTGCCCGTGGGCTTGCAGAATTTCAGCCCCCTCCCCATCGAATGGCCGAGGTCGCAACCGTTGATGGTGTTCGTTTTATCAATGATTCCAAGGCAACCAACATCGGGGCTCTGGAAGCAGCCCTTGGTGGTTGCGAGGAACCCGTGGTGCTGATCGCCGGTGGCCGTGACAAGAAAAGTGACTTTACCCTGCTGCGTGATGTTGTTGGCCGGCGGGTGAAGAACTTGATTCTCCTTGGTGAGGCGGCTGAGCTGCTGGAAGCAGCCCTTGGTGATGTCACCACGACCAGAGTGGTTGCAAGCATGGAGGAGGCTGTTGCCGAGGCTTTTAACGCGGCCTCTCCAGGGGATTTGGTACTTCTTGCTCCTGGCTGTGCCAGCTTTGATATGTTTTCTGGTTATGCCCAGCGCGGAGAAGTGTTTGTCCGGGCAGTCGAGGCTCTTAAAGCAGGAAAAAATCAGCTTTAA
- the murC gene encoding UDP-N-acetylmuramate--L-alanine ligase yields MYRKTKHIHFVGIGGIGMSGIAELLLNLGYRVSGSDLRETDITQRLQGFGATIHQGHRAEWVEGADVVVTSTAIATENPEVRAAFEAHIPVIQRAEMLAELMRLKNYGIAVAGSHGKTSTTSMVAAVLGEAELDPTIVVGGKVHGLGSNAKLGAGEFLVAEADESDGSFLKLSPVIEVVTNIDLEHLDYYRDIEHIKDIFLDFIDRLPFYGVAVVCIDDDNVAQILPRIQKRIMTYGLTEQADLQAIKLATDNGSTCFTVRYQGKELGEICLNRPGKHLVYNSLAAVCVGLELEIAFPTIAKALEQFEGVQRRMQVKGEVNDILVIDDYGHHPTEIRATLAAVREGYPDRRVVVAFQPHRYSRTQGLFAEFTTAFRRADVLVLTDIYPAGEQPIEGVSAQSLEDAIKQHGQRQTTYISDLVSNPENLLELLQPGDLLLTLGAGNIVKCGEDILALLSPKK; encoded by the coding sequence ATGTATAGGAAAACAAAACATATTCACTTTGTTGGCATCGGCGGCATCGGTATGTCCGGTATCGCTGAGCTCCTTTTGAATCTCGGTTACCGGGTCAGCGGTTCTGATCTGCGCGAAACCGATATCACCCAGCGGTTGCAGGGGTTCGGCGCAACCATTCATCAGGGGCACCGGGCCGAGTGGGTAGAAGGCGCTGATGTGGTCGTGACCTCCACCGCGATCGCCACAGAAAATCCTGAAGTTCGGGCCGCCTTTGAGGCGCATATTCCCGTCATTCAGCGGGCGGAGATGCTTGCCGAGCTGATGCGGCTGAAAAATTACGGTATAGCGGTGGCGGGGAGTCACGGAAAAACCTCCACCACCTCCATGGTGGCCGCGGTCCTGGGGGAAGCAGAGCTTGATCCCACCATTGTTGTTGGCGGCAAGGTGCATGGGCTTGGCAGTAACGCCAAGCTGGGCGCAGGTGAATTTCTTGTTGCCGAGGCCGATGAGAGTGATGGCTCCTTTCTTAAACTCTCTCCGGTCATCGAGGTCGTCACCAATATCGATCTGGAACACCTTGATTACTACCGGGATATAGAACACATAAAAGATATCTTTTTAGACTTTATTGATCGCCTGCCCTTTTACGGGGTGGCGGTGGTCTGTATTGATGATGACAACGTGGCCCAGATTCTGCCGCGCATTCAAAAGCGGATCATGACCTATGGCCTGACTGAACAGGCTGACCTTCAAGCTATCAAGTTAGCCACAGACAACGGAAGTACCTGTTTTACAGTGCGCTACCAGGGCAAAGAACTCGGTGAAATTTGCCTTAACCGTCCAGGAAAACATCTGGTCTACAATTCACTGGCCGCCGTCTGTGTGGGACTTGAACTTGAAATTGCCTTTCCGACGATTGCCAAAGCCCTGGAGCAGTTTGAGGGGGTGCAGCGGAGAATGCAGGTCAAGGGTGAGGTGAACGATATCCTCGTGATCGATGATTACGGTCATCACCCCACAGAAATTCGTGCGACCTTAGCGGCGGTGCGCGAAGGCTATCCCGACCGGCGGGTGGTGGTTGCCTTTCAGCCCCATCGCTACAGTCGGACCCAGGGGCTATTTGCCGAGTTTACGACCGCGTTTCGTCGTGCCGATGTACTGGTGCTCACCGATATCTACCCCGCAGGTGAACAGCCCATCGAGGGCGTGAGCGCCCAGTCTCTTGAGGACGCGATCAAACAGCATGGACAGCGGCAAACGACCTACATTTCCGATCTGGTCAGTAACCCCGAGAACTTGCTGGAACTGCTTCAGCCAGGGGACCTGCTTCTGACCCTGGGGGCGGGGAATATCGTCAAATGTGGTGAAGATATTCTTGCGTTGCTGAGCCCAAAAAAATGA
- the murB gene encoding UDP-N-acetylmuramate dehydrogenase — protein MQDQQRQQLHKLCSQVTWNADMAAYSTFRSGHRVEAMVEVRGENELVALLPWLCKQGIPWQVIGGGSNILVATRDYQGVFIRQRGQVRDSVQVGQDGETILIRVPAGCSLAALVGWCSSNSLAGLSFMAGIPGSVGGALQMNAGAFGRAIGELVESLRCVHSSGEVVEIPHDRVQFSYRSTLIPGSSDAGVMISSVVLRLERGESQTIRNHCREIIAKRKQKQPQGVASAGSFFKNPAGDFAGRLIEKAGLKGVCLGKAMVSPKHANFIVNIGGAQPEDIIGLMEKVRKTVFQQCGVLLEPEVRIF, from the coding sequence ATGCAGGACCAACAACGCCAGCAACTGCACAAACTTTGCTCCCAAGTTACCTGGAATGCAGACATGGCAGCCTATTCCACCTTTCGCTCTGGTCATAGGGTCGAGGCCATGGTGGAGGTACGCGGTGAAAACGAGTTGGTAGCGTTGTTACCCTGGCTCTGCAAACAGGGAATTCCCTGGCAGGTCATCGGCGGAGGCTCCAATATTCTTGTGGCCACCCGTGATTATCAGGGAGTGTTTATTCGTCAGCGTGGCCAGGTACGGGATAGTGTGCAGGTTGGCCAGGACGGAGAAACAATCTTGATCCGTGTCCCTGCCGGCTGCAGTCTGGCCGCTCTTGTGGGTTGGTGCAGCAGTAACAGTCTGGCTGGGTTAAGTTTTATGGCTGGGATTCCCGGCTCCGTTGGTGGTGCCCTGCAGATGAATGCCGGCGCCTTTGGGCGGGCAATCGGGGAGCTGGTTGAGTCTCTCCGCTGCGTTCACTCTTCGGGCGAGGTGGTGGAGATTCCCCATGACCGCGTACAGTTTTCTTATCGCTCGACCCTGATTCCCGGTTCAAGCGATGCGGGCGTGATGATCAGCTCCGTGGTGTTGCGGCTTGAACGGGGAGAATCGCAGACTATCAGAAATCATTGCCGCGAAATCATTGCCAAGCGTAAGCAGAAGCAACCCCAGGGCGTAGCTTCTGCCGGTTCATTTTTTAAGAACCCAGCTGGAGATTTTGCCGGTCGCCTGATTGAAAAGGCAGGACTTAAGGGGGTCTGTCTGGGCAAAGCCATGGTGTCGCCAAAGCATGCCAACTTTATCGTTAACATAGGTGGTGCACAGCCTGAGGATATTATCGGGTTAATGGAAAAGGTGCGCAAAACGGTTTTTCAGCAGTGTGGTGTGCTGCTCGAGCCAGAAGTACGGATTTTTTAA
- the ftsZ gene encoding cell division protein FtsZ, whose amino-acid sequence MPFRMAEEESVAVIKVIGVGGGGGNAINTMVESHLAGVQFIAANTDMQALEKSRADIRLQLGPGITKGMGAGADPEMGSEAAKESYEDLQSVLKGADMVFITAGLGGGTGTGAAPVIARLSKESGALTVSVVTKPFYFEAKTRMRNAESGWERLKEYSDTIITVPNDRLLSLMNKNSTLVDMMQMVDNVLLQAVKGITDLINLPGHINVDFADLKTVMQQVGPAIMGTGSAAGENRATEAAKRAIDNQLLEDVGIDGARGILINISAAQETLTMNEFMEASALIQEKAHDDANIIIGALFDESLGEELRVTVIATGISSIEEPEINEIDMVRSRPVQSPPLSPRSRQVRTTEEDDMVLDNGPVSIARPNPRPKGALQMPKPVFDDNEFNEYDEPAYLRKKAN is encoded by the coding sequence ATGCCGTTCAGAATGGCCGAAGAAGAATCCGTGGCAGTGATCAAGGTTATCGGCGTTGGCGGGGGTGGCGGCAATGCCATTAATACCATGGTGGAGAGTCATCTGGCAGGTGTGCAGTTTATCGCCGCCAATACCGACATGCAGGCTTTGGAAAAGTCGCGTGCCGATATTCGCCTGCAGCTTGGACCGGGAATCACCAAAGGAATGGGCGCTGGAGCTGATCCTGAAATGGGGAGCGAAGCTGCCAAAGAGAGTTATGAGGATTTACAGTCTGTGCTGAAGGGCGCTGATATGGTTTTCATCACCGCTGGCCTTGGCGGTGGAACCGGAACCGGTGCCGCTCCTGTCATTGCCAGACTGAGTAAAGAATCAGGGGCATTGACGGTCTCTGTTGTGACTAAGCCTTTTTATTTTGAAGCCAAGACCCGTATGCGCAATGCCGAATCCGGCTGGGAACGGCTCAAAGAGTATTCTGACACCATCATTACCGTGCCCAATGATCGTCTGCTGAGTCTGATGAACAAAAACTCCACCTTAGTGGATATGATGCAGATGGTTGATAATGTGCTTCTGCAGGCGGTGAAAGGTATTACCGATCTGATTAACCTGCCGGGCCATATCAATGTGGACTTTGCGGATCTGAAAACCGTGATGCAGCAGGTTGGTCCCGCCATTATGGGCACGGGGTCGGCGGCGGGTGAGAATCGTGCCACCGAGGCCGCTAAACGAGCCATTGATAACCAGTTGCTCGAGGATGTGGGAATTGACGGTGCCCGCGGTATTTTGATCAATATTTCTGCGGCTCAAGAAACGCTGACCATGAACGAGTTCATGGAGGCCTCGGCCTTGATTCAGGAGAAAGCTCATGACGATGCCAATATCATTATTGGAGCGCTCTTTGACGAATCGCTGGGAGAAGAGCTCCGGGTGACGGTTATTGCCACCGGTATTTCCAGCATTGAGGAGCCTGAGATTAACGAGATCGATATGGTACGGAGCCGTCCGGTTCAATCTCCGCCGCTTTCTCCACGTTCTCGTCAGGTGCGCACCACTGAAGAAGACGATATGGTACTTGATAATGGCCCTGTGAGCATTGCCCGTCCCAACCCACGACCGAAGGGCGCATTGCAGATGCCCAAACCGGTCTTTGATGATAACGAGTTCAACGAATACGACGAACCCGCCTATCTACGAAAAAAAGCCAACTGA
- the ftsA gene encoding cell division protein FtsA has protein sequence MIKSWLPEPKLTDEEFEELEPREPGELVAGLDIGTTKVCALIGEVFDDHVEIIGVGTAASSGMKKGVVVNIESTVKSIRQAVETASDMAGCDIESVYVGIAGNHIKGFNSPGIIAINNQEIRERDIEAVIHAAQTVKISDNQQIIHVLPQEYMVDDHVGIQNPLGMTGVRLVTNVHIVTADVTALHNVVTSCNRAGLNVSEIVLESVASSLTVLNKDEMELGVALIDIGGGTTDLAIFCNGTIKHTWELALGGNNLTSDLSVGLRTPLQEAEELKYLYGGALSSMIKENHIIEVPTVGDRKPRKVSQRIMVEILEARMEEILQMVNKNICASGYRNRINAGIVITGGTAMLANIVEMAEQVFDLPVRIGYPHGVAGRVEEIRSPRCTTGVGLVLHGSKARSYVPKESGGMVSRFKNWMKSMV, from the coding sequence ATGATAAAGTCTTGGTTACCGGAGCCCAAATTGACGGATGAGGAGTTTGAAGAGCTGGAGCCGCGTGAGCCAGGTGAACTGGTAGCGGGGCTGGATATCGGCACCACCAAAGTCTGCGCTTTGATTGGCGAGGTGTTTGACGATCATGTCGAGATTATAGGTGTAGGCACTGCTGCCTCATCGGGCATGAAAAAAGGTGTGGTCGTGAATATCGAGTCCACGGTTAAGTCCATTCGCCAGGCCGTGGAAACCGCCTCGGACATGGCTGGCTGCGATATCGAGTCGGTCTATGTGGGAATAGCCGGAAACCATATCAAGGGCTTTAATTCGCCAGGCATCATCGCCATCAACAACCAGGAGATCCGCGAGCGCGATATCGAGGCGGTGATTCATGCTGCCCAGACAGTCAAGATCTCCGATAACCAGCAGATAATCCACGTGCTCCCCCAGGAGTACATGGTTGATGATCATGTGGGCATCCAAAACCCATTGGGGATGACCGGTGTTCGTCTGGTCACCAATGTGCATATCGTCACCGCCGATGTCACCGCCCTGCATAATGTGGTCACCAGCTGTAATCGTGCTGGCCTGAATGTCTCTGAGATCGTGCTTGAGTCTGTGGCCTCATCGCTGACCGTGCTCAACAAGGACGAGATGGAGCTTGGCGTTGCCCTGATCGATATCGGTGGCGGAACCACTGATCTGGCAATTTTCTGTAACGGTACCATCAAACATACCTGGGAACTGGCGCTGGGCGGTAACAATTTGACCAGTGATCTCTCCGTTGGTCTGCGCACCCCACTGCAGGAGGCTGAGGAGTTGAAGTATCTCTATGGTGGGGCTTTATCTTCGATGATCAAAGAAAACCATATCATCGAAGTGCCCACGGTGGGAGATCGTAAACCGCGCAAAGTCTCCCAGCGGATTATGGTCGAGATCCTCGAGGCACGGATGGAAGAAATCCTGCAGATGGTCAACAAAAACATCTGCGCCTCAGGGTATCGCAACCGTATCAATGCAGGTATCGTCATCACCGGTGGCACCGCCATGCTCGCCAACATTGTTGAAATGGCTGAGCAGGTGTTCGATCTGCCAGTACGCATTGGTTACCCCCATGGTGTCGCGGGCCGGGTTGAAGAGATCCGTTCGCCACGTTGTACCACCGGAGTCGGTCTGGTGCTGCATGGGAGTAAGGCTCGCAGTTATGTCCCCAAAGAGAGTGGTGGAATGGTCAGCCGATTTAAAAACTGGATGAAAAGCATGGTCTAA